A window of Zingiber officinale cultivar Zhangliang chromosome 5A, Zo_v1.1, whole genome shotgun sequence contains these coding sequences:
- the LOC121982542 gene encoding protein EARLY FLOWERING 5-like: MKTTKGGKVMNPTDAYRKEIRKKELKRNKKERKKVREVGILKKDPEAIREQIEKLERMKADGALDKARKHKKRQLEDTLNLVMKKRKEYEDKMREKGETPVMFSHLGPPRRRAATEEEERARNPRPEDSVYYHPTLNPTGAPPPGKPPMYKSSIGPRISSAASGTAASSSATETDEALTVLPPPPPPPLPSADGVTSHDDSVVPPSIPLPPPPPIPPKHIANVGASLPPPPPPGPPPKDQAAVPTPLPILPPPPPQPLLQPPPPGTSAKEADKTTGSDGPALKEPNKVTTPMHPPPPPPPGLPPKSANQQSDPMTSEFVPGNAPSSNDNSTTRLMPPPLRQPPPVVHNIPLINSLPLDMMPPGMVHFPTDMRPSLMVPGFAARPPPPPPPGIVPPQMLRPMFAAPPGPLPFPRPSGFPIPHEDDFDAFRPSAPQKPSYVKSAASTVVKRPLAQHNPELTAMVPASVRVRRETVAPKLKAKSQLTTTPAISKPSGLTFTGKPETATSSGAKSQSIDDSYMAFLEDMKALGALDC; encoded by the exons ATGAAGACGACCAAAGGGGGAAAGGTGATGAACCCCACCGATGCCTACCGGAAGGAGATACGGAAGAAGGAGCTCAAACGG AacaagaaagaaaggaagaaggttCGTGAGGTTGGCATCTTGAAAAAGGATCCTGAGGCTATTCGAGAGCAAATTGAGAAGCTGGAAAGAATGA AGGCTGATGGTGCCCTTGATAAGGCAAGGAAGCATAAGAAGAGACAACTTGAGGACACCTTGAATCTTGTGATGAAAAAAAGAAAG GAATATGAAGATAAAATGCGGGAAAAGGGTGAAACTCCAGTGATGTTCAG TCACTTGGGCCCCCCTCGAAGAAGAGCAGCGACAGAGGAAGAGGAAAGGGCTAGAAATCCAAGGCCTGAG GATTCTGTATATTATCACCCTACTCTAAACCCAACAGGGGCACCACCTCCTGGGAAACCTCCAATGTACAAATCATCAATAG GGCCTAGGATTTCATCTGCTGCTTCAGGTACTGCAGCTTCATCTTCTGCAACAGAAACAGATGAAGCTTTAACAGTTCTACCCCCTCCTCCACCACCACCTTTGCCAAGTGCTGATGGAGTAACTTCACATGATGATTCTGTTGTACCACCATCAATACCTTTACCTCCTCCTCCACCAATTCCTCCAAAGCATATTGCCAATGTGGGTGCATCATTGCCTCCGCCGCCACCTCCAGGACCACCTCCTAAAGATCAAGCTGCAGTTCCTACTCCATTGCCTATACTTCCTCCACCTCCCCCTCAGCCTCTTTTGCAACCTCCTCCACCAGGCACATCTGCGAAGGAAGCTGATAAAACCACAGGATCAGACGGGCCAGCTTTAAAAGAACCAAATAAG GTTACAACACCAATGCATCCACCACCTCCACCGCCTCCTGGGTTGCCACCTAAATCAGCTAATCAACAATCAGATCCCATGACATCTGAATTTGTCCCAGGCAATGCTCCAAGCTCAAATGATAATTCAACAACTCGGTTGATGCCACCACCTCTGAGACAGCCTCCACCAGTGGTTCACAATAttcctttaataaattctttgccACTTGACATGATGCCTCCTGGCATGGTACATTTTCCTACTGACATGAGGCCATCTCTGATGGTTCCTGGTTTTGCCGCAAGACCCCCACCGCCCCCACCCCCAGGAATTGTTCCACCACAAATGCTGAGGCCAATGTTTGCTGCACCTCCAGGACCTCTGCCATTTCCAAGACCTTCAGGGTTCCCAATTCCGCACGAGGATGATTTTGATGCTTTTAGGCCCTCTGCACCTCAGAAGCCATCTTATGTCAAATCAGCAGCATCAACAGTTGTCAAGCGTCCTTTAGCACAACATAATCCAGAATTAACAGCGATG GTTCCTGCTTCAGTGCGTGTGAGGAGAGAAACTGTGGCCCCAAAACTGAAAGCGAAATCACAGCTCACCACCACTCCTGCAATTTCCAAGCCTTCTGGTCTGACATTTACTGGGAAACCTGAAACAGCTACTTCATCAGGTGCCAAGTCACAGAGTATTGATGACTCATATATGGCCTTCCTGGAGGACATGAAAGCCCTTGGTGCCCTTGATTGCTAG
- the LOC121982543 gene encoding DDT domain-containing protein DDR4-like, with translation MASASSPCRRLLPTSSAPSLGPRAALVPALPQPDLAFSTLSVPAMPDDPPAAPSPAAGGSSSPPDNPRPPPALTESSPRKTRLPRACTSRIPAAAARPPQPERRLTRREKEEQQRAGRVITPLVEPPSPPQLPLRELRSMWELASILNFLHVFRPLLNIVAEFSAEELETALLTPNNTLDDVHIPLLKAIPPVTRMALGRATWVTVLCRKLRDWWYWVADGEVPIVASHGSEIEKYKTLEPSTRVLILKALCDIRVEQEDIRNFIDNSLKHGIQLSVFRKERIGGDSHGISYWYEDDPSVGHRLYREIRRIETKNTRAKGSSSTPSICLQWETVATNLSEFQEVSEKLFSSKNRTETSLGKKLKIDCLPEIEKIHKKKDRLWKKQHREALLLDSFLTADGISSGRSLRDRKPVTYTFDDYDRSISEAIKITKKRQSSPENIVRKAVAGRPELYANGDWNGPSQIDPADNDDAQTPRSIDNEETDIDRQDETLDRSNRRRKRPQRYSEKDFVDTVSDIDADYGSDDDIVGEAVYDDEYLRKIKKRKMSSGSEEDEEYRWEEENAEDEEEEEYSLSASEDNEEKQHNKKFLTRTRREKKLRLVDELQTGLRRSKRAMRSRINYRQYEQSDTDTDSARPDKSNATAENSAASGDQELSTASQDSEGGGTKEMADREMAVDHINHGHNEQQLAVEKTNDNRQEENGVQSIRFLDLNELAPGTGFDDGPSTKDEEGHNS, from the exons ATGGCCTCCGCTTCTTCCCCATGCCGTCGCCTCCTTCCCACTTCCTCCGCCCCCTCCCTTGGCCCCCGCGCTGCCCTTGTACCCGCCTTGCCGCAGCCCGATCTCGCCTTTTCTACCCTCTCGGTCCCTGCCATGCCCGACGATCCGCCTGCCGCGCCGTCCCCCGCTGCTGGCGGATCCTCGTCCCCGCCGGACAACCCTCGTCCCCCTCCTGCCCTCACTGAATCCTCTCCCCGAAAGACCCGCTTACCCCGCGCCTGTACCTCCCGCATCCCCGCCGCCGCTGCTCGCCCACCGCAGCCTGAGCGCCGCCTCACGCGCCGGGAGAAGGAAGAGCAGCAGCGAGCCGGGAGGGTGATCACGCCGCTCGTCGAGCCGCCTTCTCCTCCTCAACTTCCCCTCCGGGAACTCCGGTCTATGTGGGAGCTCGCCTCCATCCTCAACTTCCTCCAT GTTTTTAGACCTCTGCTGAACATTGTTGCGGAGTTCTCTGCAGAAGAGCTTGAGACGGCGCTTTTGACACCCAACAACACGCTGGATGACGTGCACATACCTCTGCTAAAG GCAATTCCTCCAGTAACTCGCATGGCTCTAGGGCGTGCAACTTGGGTGACCGTGCTCTGTCGAAAGTTAAGAGATTGGTGGTACTGG GTTGCTGATGGTGAGGTCCCAATTGTTGCATCTCATGG GTCAGAGATTGAGAAATATAAAACTCTTGAGCCCAGCACAAGAGTGCTGATTCTGAAAGCACTTTGTGACATACGTGTGGAG CAAGAAGACATTCGGAATTTTATTGATAATTCTTTGAAACATGGTATCCAACTTTCAGTTTTTCGCAAAGAAAGGATTGGCGGTGATTCACATGGGATTTCCTATTG gtaTGAGGATGATCCTAGTGTTGGTCACAGATTATACCGTGAAATTAGACGAATTGAGACGAAAAACACCAGGGCAAAAGGATCATCATCTACTCCCTCTATATGTTTGCAGTGGGAAACTGTTGCAACTAACTTAAGTGAATTTCAAGAAGTTTCT GAGAAACTGTTTTCAAGTAAAAACAGAACAGAGACCTCTCTCGGGAAGAAACTAAAAATTGACTGTCTGCCAGAGATTGAGAAAATTCATAAA AAAAAAGATAGGTTGTGGAAAAAGCAACACAGAGAAGCGCTCCTCCTTGATAGCTTTTTGACTGCAGATGGGATTTCATCAGGTCGCTCCCTTCGAGATAGAAAACCTGTCACATATACATTTG ATGATTATGACCGCTCAATCAGTGAAGCTATCAAAATAACCAA GAAAAGACAAAGCTCACCAGAAAACATTGTCAGAAAAGCTGTTGCTGGGAGGCCTGAGTTATATGCAAATGGTGATTGGAATGGACCTTCACAAATAGATCCAGCTGACAATGACGATGCACAGACGCCACGATCAATTGACAATGAAGAAACTGACATTGACAGGCAGGATGAGACTCTGGACCGCAG TAATAGGCGAAGAAAAAGACCTCAACGATATTCAGAGAAAGATTTTGTGGATACTGTTTCAGATATTGATGCAGATTATGGCAGTGATGATGACATAGTAGGAGAAGCAGTGTACGATGATgaatatttgagaaaaataaaaaagagaaagATGTCCAGTGGTTCAGAGGAGGATGAGGAGTACCGATGGGAGGAGGAAAATGCggaagatgaggaagaagaggaatatTCTCTCAGTGCTAGTGAAGATAATGAAGAGAAACAGCATAATAAGAAGTTTCTAACTCGAACTAGGCGAGAAAAGAAGTTGAGATTAGTCGATGAACTGCAGACAGGCCTAAGACGAAGCAAGAGAGCGATGCGATCACGTATAAATTACCGACAATATGAGCAATCTGATACAGATACAGATTCAGCCAGGCCAGACAAGTCAAATGCAACAGCTGAAAATTCTGCTGCATCGGGTGATCAAGAACTTTCAACAGCAAGTCAAGATTCCGAGGGAGGAGGCACTAAAGAAATGGCAGATAGAGAAATGGCCGTGGATCATATCAATCATGGACACAATGAACAGCAACTAGCAGTAGAAAAGACAAATGACAATAGGCAGGAGGAGAATGGTGTCCAAAGTATAAGGTTTCTAGACCTTAATGAACTAGCCCCAGGGACTGGTTTCGATGATGGCCCTAGCACCAAAGACGAGGAAGGGCACAACTCCTAG